From one Amycolatopsis sp. FDAARGOS 1241 genomic stretch:
- a CDS encoding succinate dehydrogenase cytochrome b subunit — protein MASQLATARRKRPAVRLFWESTIGKKVVMAATGLLFVVFLLAHMAGNLKIFFGPEDFNHYAAWLRTIGEPALHSSWYLWVQRTALIVALVLHVTAAVQLSKRDRRARPVRYVHGQRPRASFATHTMRWGGATLAVYIVWHILDLTVGVANQDFVRDEPYHNVVADFQVWWVNVIYIVALLMLGLHINHGFWSAAQTLGIRSATKDHTIKTVGTVLAVVITAGFLIVPISVMTGWVS, from the coding sequence GTGGCAAGTCAACTCGCCACCGCGCGGCGAAAACGCCCGGCGGTGCGGCTCTTCTGGGAATCGACGATCGGCAAGAAGGTCGTGATGGCGGCGACCGGACTGCTGTTCGTCGTCTTCTTGCTCGCGCACATGGCCGGCAACCTGAAGATCTTCTTCGGCCCCGAGGACTTCAACCACTACGCGGCCTGGCTGCGCACGATCGGCGAACCGGCGCTGCACAGTTCCTGGTACCTGTGGGTGCAGCGCACGGCGCTGATCGTCGCACTCGTGCTGCACGTCACGGCCGCGGTGCAACTGTCCAAACGCGACCGTCGCGCGCGCCCGGTGCGCTACGTCCACGGTCAGCGCCCGCGCGCCAGCTTCGCGACGCACACGATGCGGTGGGGCGGCGCGACGCTCGCCGTGTACATCGTGTGGCACATCCTGGACCTGACCGTCGGCGTGGCCAACCAGGACTTCGTGCGCGACGAGCCTTACCACAACGTCGTCGCCGACTTCCAGGTCTGGTGGGTCAACGTCATCTACATCGTGGCCCTGCTGATGCTCGGGCTGCACATCAACCACGGCTTCTGGAGCGCCGCGCAGACGCTCGGCATCAGGAGCGCGACCAAGGACCACACGATCAAAACCGTCGGCACCGTGCTCGCCGTGGTGATCACCGCCGGGTTCCTGATCGTACCGATTTCCGTCATGACCGGATGGGTGAGCTGA